DNA from Atribacterota bacterium:
AGATTCTACTTCCGTATATTTAGAAGTCCCATATCAAAAATATGCCGGAACAAATTGGTGTTTACCTGCTACAGCATCAATGACTTTAAGTTATTTTGGCTTACCGATGACACAACAGGAATTGGCAAAAGAAATTATTAAACCTGACGGTTTGGGAGATATATATAAGATGGTTAAATTAGCCGAGAATTTAGGTTTTAATTCCTCGTTTACTGCATTAACCATAGAAGAGATCGAAGATTATTTATCAAACGATATTCCTATAATAGCAATTCAGGAATATAAAGATAATAATCCCCTTGCCCATGCCAGGGTTGTTATCGGCTTTGACGCTGACAAAAAAGAGATAATAAGCAATGATCCTACAATCGGAAAAGATTATACCATGTCGTATGAAGAATTTATGAATTTAAATCTAACTGCCAATTCAAAATATTGTATGTCAATTGTTATAACTCCAAATTATATATAAAGAAAAACAGCAAATGACCTTCGGAAAGGAGCTGTTTGAATATGGATATCACGAAAAGTAATTATGATTATTGTGAAGTATCAAAAGATCAGGGAAAATATTTGGTGCAA
Protein-coding regions in this window:
- a CDS encoding C39 family peptidase → MKVWDKVKNISKIIIILSTIFLLTSCSGVVPETDLPTSEQENILTDSLTPEIESKSDSTSVYLEVPYQKYAGTNWCLPATASMTLSYFGLPMTQQELAKEIIKPDGLGDIYKMVKLAENLGFNSSFTALTIEEIEDYLSNDIPIIAIQEYKDNNPLAHARVVIGFDADKKEIISNDPTIGKDYTMSYEEFMNLNLTANSKYCMSIVITPNYI